One Epidermidibacterium keratini DNA segment encodes these proteins:
- a CDS encoding HNH endonuclease signature motif containing protein, with the protein MRRRGLRDDVQVEDLMSMLREESLPHNESEPSESAPLADSDQECRVAEQPLSRSAAAARLRSLAAQILEYADDVDGLSSRHGQAVKVVEMCQRVSGTVAAVEARAIVEAHSSAGQQLPDDATPGGYRRHADRDDGDNSDSWVTRSQITAAAISAACRVDARVAHGMLAKSLRMVRCMPHALDRAQEGNWSQYQLAMIARAAQSLDEDDLARADAALFRTKEPVTTDVLRRRLSRWKQTHTTHTPEPEADHEQGMAARRVEFTECDLFGMRWMNANLPAAVVTAIENALHIYAKHAGKDDPRTPEQARADVLQAMLFGPAALAPAAADQLGLTPVLTDPQTGYPMIDPEQFGQAQQAWEAIIMLLSTLGMSTPAPPKPLLTVTVPLTTLLCLRAGIMPGATGAHAPPEGASGLDNRCSPGGARTCSTTEKPVSPTTGNGEHDVDGEDASEYDREERAWIDGLGYVPYQVLLFLLAGEPDLQRLVTDDLTNLPLDLGPVIKNPTARMRRRVQLRDKVCRFPYCTRPAIGPRGEADLDHTREHHPDGSGGHTADDVLACLCREHHRVRHHTAWQVEMRDGEAILIWTNPDLGLEIITRPGGITEILSHS; encoded by the coding sequence ATGCGAAGGCGGGGGCTGCGCGACGACGTTCAGGTCGAAGACCTGATGTCGATGCTGCGAGAAGAATCCCTGCCACACAACGAAAGTGAGCCCAGCGAGTCTGCTCCACTCGCGGACAGCGACCAGGAGTGCCGCGTGGCCGAACAGCCGCTGAGTCGGAGCGCAGCCGCAGCGCGGTTGCGGTCACTCGCCGCGCAGATCCTCGAGTACGCCGACGACGTTGATGGGTTGTCCTCGCGGCATGGGCAGGCGGTGAAGGTGGTGGAGATGTGCCAACGCGTCAGTGGCACCGTGGCTGCGGTGGAGGCCCGCGCGATCGTCGAAGCCCACTCGAGCGCGGGTCAGCAGCTACCCGACGACGCCACGCCAGGCGGGTACCGCCGCCACGCCGACCGAGATGACGGGGATAACTCGGATTCGTGGGTGACCCGCAGCCAGATCACCGCCGCCGCGATCAGCGCCGCCTGCCGGGTGGATGCGCGGGTGGCGCACGGCATGCTGGCGAAGTCGCTGCGGATGGTGCGGTGCATGCCCCACGCACTCGACCGCGCCCAGGAAGGCAACTGGTCGCAGTACCAGCTCGCGATGATCGCGCGCGCCGCGCAGAGCCTCGACGAAGACGACCTCGCCCGCGCGGACGCGGCGCTGTTCCGCACGAAAGAACCCGTCACCACCGACGTGCTGCGGCGCCGACTGTCGCGGTGGAAACAAACCCACACCACCCACACGCCCGAGCCCGAGGCCGACCACGAGCAGGGCATGGCAGCGCGGCGCGTCGAGTTCACTGAGTGCGACTTGTTCGGGATGCGGTGGATGAACGCCAACCTCCCCGCAGCCGTCGTCACCGCCATCGAGAACGCGCTGCACATCTACGCCAAGCACGCCGGCAAGGACGACCCGCGCACGCCGGAGCAGGCCCGCGCCGACGTACTGCAAGCCATGCTGTTCGGACCCGCCGCCCTCGCACCCGCCGCCGCCGACCAGCTCGGCCTCACCCCCGTGCTCACCGACCCACAGACGGGGTATCCGATGATCGACCCCGAGCAGTTCGGGCAAGCCCAGCAGGCCTGGGAAGCGATCATCATGCTGCTGAGCACCCTCGGCATGAGCACCCCCGCGCCACCGAAGCCGCTGCTGACCGTGACCGTGCCGCTCACAACCCTGCTATGCCTACGGGCCGGGATCATGCCCGGCGCCACCGGAGCCCACGCGCCACCCGAAGGCGCGAGTGGTCTCGACAACCGGTGCTCGCCCGGAGGGGCTCGCACCTGCTCGACCACCGAAAAACCCGTCAGCCCGACCACCGGAAACGGCGAGCACGACGTCGATGGTGAAGACGCGTCGGAGTATGACCGTGAGGAACGGGCGTGGATCGACGGGCTGGGATACGTGCCCTACCAGGTGCTGCTGTTCCTGCTCGCGGGCGAGCCGGACCTGCAGCGGCTCGTCACCGACGACCTGACCAACCTGCCACTCGATCTCGGGCCAGTGATCAAGAACCCGACCGCGCGCATGCGCCGGCGCGTGCAGCTACGCGACAAAGTATGCCGGTTCCCCTACTGCACCCGGCCCGCCATCGGACCGCGCGGAGAAGCCGACCTCGACCACACCCGCGAACACCACCCCGACGGGTCGGGCGGGCACACCGCCGACGACGTACTCGCCTGCCTATGCCGAGAACACCACCGCGTACGCCACCACACCGCCTGGCAAGTCGAGATGCGCGACGGCGAAGCCATCCTCATCTGGACCAACCCAGACCTCGGCCTGGAAATCATCACCCGACCCGGCGGCATCACCGAAATCCTCAGCCATAGCTAG
- a CDS encoding glycine betaine ABC transporter substrate-binding protein, producing MFTKKRSLAAVFTAAALVLAGCGASNTSSESDSGSGGSSEDSKWADCDMSEGVQPVADVEGEDADKEVTIGAFNGWDESYATAHLLKAVLEQDGYTVDIQSFDAGPGYTAVAKGDVDILTDGWLPLTHADYLDEYGDDLESLGCWYDNAKLTIAVNEDSPAQTIEDLATMGDQYNNTLVGIEAGAGLTKQTQEKAIPDYGLENLNFTISSTPAMLAAIKSSQQQGTNVAVTLWRPHWAYAAFPMRDLEDPKNAMGGKEFIYSFATKGYSDDNPKVAQLVKNLILDDETLASLENVMFGEDNFAGSDNDAAVAQWLSENPEFADQLRNGELG from the coding sequence ATGTTTACCAAGAAGAGGTCGCTCGCAGCGGTATTCACCGCCGCAGCGTTGGTGCTCGCCGGTTGCGGCGCGTCCAACACGTCCAGTGAGTCCGACAGCGGCTCCGGCGGCAGCAGCGAAGACAGCAAGTGGGCTGACTGCGACATGAGCGAAGGCGTCCAGCCGGTAGCTGATGTCGAAGGTGAGGACGCTGACAAGGAAGTCACCATCGGTGCGTTCAACGGCTGGGATGAGTCCTACGCGACCGCCCATCTGCTGAAGGCCGTGCTCGAGCAGGACGGCTACACCGTCGACATCCAGTCCTTCGATGCCGGTCCCGGCTACACCGCCGTCGCTAAGGGCGATGTCGACATCCTCACCGATGGCTGGCTTCCGCTGACGCACGCCGACTACCTCGACGAGTACGGCGACGACCTGGAGAGCCTCGGCTGCTGGTACGACAACGCCAAGCTGACCATCGCGGTCAACGAGGACTCGCCCGCGCAGACCATCGAAGACCTCGCGACCATGGGCGATCAGTACAACAACACGCTCGTGGGCATCGAGGCCGGCGCCGGTCTGACCAAGCAGACGCAGGAGAAGGCGATCCCGGATTACGGCCTGGAGAACCTGAACTTCACGATCTCCTCGACGCCGGCGATGCTGGCAGCGATCAAGTCGTCGCAGCAGCAGGGCACCAACGTCGCCGTGACGCTGTGGCGTCCGCACTGGGCGTACGCCGCGTTCCCGATGCGCGACCTCGAAGACCCGAAGAACGCCATGGGCGGCAAGGAGTTCATCTACTCCTTCGCCACGAAGGGCTACTCGGACGACAACCCGAAGGTCGCTCAGCTGGTCAAGAACCTCATCCTCGACGATGAGACCCTGGCCTCGCTGGAAAACGTGATGTTCGGCGAGGACAACTTCGCCGGCAGCGACAACGACGCCGCGGTTGCGCAGTGGCTCTCGGAGAACCCGGAGTTCGCCGACCAGCTCCGCAACGGAGAGCTCGGCTAA
- a CDS encoding alpha-hydroxy acid oxidase, translated as MSQPYEPMPKITRQVPKLSELKPLLGFQGPTLKPAARRLSRAFTIADLRKIAKRRTPRSVFDYTDGAAEDESSLARSRDLFTQVEFEANVLRDISKVNLETTILGGPSSLPIALAPTGFTRMMHYQGETAVAHEANNARIPYSLSTMGTTSIEEVAKLTPDTQRYFQLYVWNDREASTALIERARDAGYQALILTVDTAVAGNRRRDVRNGLTIPPKLTPSTFADMAMHPSWWANLLTTAPLEFASLTNWEGTVAEMINKMFDPTVSFEDVAWLRSIWPGKLVVKGIQSLEDSQRALDVGADALLLSNHGGRQLGRARPPLRLLPEARRKLGDDVEIFIDGGIMGGEDVIACLALGADAAFIGRAYLYGLMAGGYLGVRRAIDILRTEMRRTMQLLGVSDVKDLGPQHVHLT; from the coding sequence ATGTCCCAGCCGTATGAACCGATGCCGAAGATCACCCGTCAGGTGCCCAAGCTCAGCGAGCTCAAACCGCTGCTTGGCTTCCAGGGTCCGACGCTGAAGCCCGCGGCACGCCGGCTATCGCGAGCGTTCACCATCGCTGACCTGCGCAAGATCGCGAAGCGCCGCACGCCGCGGTCGGTCTTCGACTACACCGATGGCGCGGCGGAGGATGAGTCGTCGTTGGCCCGCTCGCGCGACCTCTTCACGCAGGTCGAGTTCGAGGCCAACGTGCTTCGCGATATCTCGAAGGTCAACCTCGAGACCACTATCCTCGGCGGCCCGTCGAGCCTCCCGATCGCGCTCGCCCCCACCGGCTTCACCCGGATGATGCACTACCAGGGCGAGACCGCGGTCGCGCACGAAGCCAACAACGCGCGCATCCCGTATTCGCTGTCGACGATGGGTACGACGTCCATCGAGGAGGTCGCGAAGCTGACCCCCGACACGCAGCGCTACTTCCAGCTCTATGTGTGGAATGACCGCGAGGCGAGTACGGCGCTCATCGAGCGGGCTCGCGACGCCGGATATCAGGCGCTGATCCTCACTGTCGACACTGCCGTCGCCGGCAACCGCCGCCGCGACGTACGCAACGGACTGACGATCCCGCCGAAGCTCACCCCGTCGACCTTCGCTGACATGGCGATGCACCCGTCGTGGTGGGCAAACTTGCTCACGACCGCGCCGCTGGAGTTCGCCTCTCTGACGAACTGGGAGGGGACGGTCGCGGAGATGATCAACAAGATGTTCGACCCGACGGTCTCCTTCGAGGACGTCGCGTGGTTGCGGTCGATCTGGCCGGGAAAGCTTGTGGTCAAAGGGATTCAGTCGCTTGAGGACTCACAGCGAGCCCTCGATGTCGGCGCCGATGCGCTGCTGCTTTCGAACCATGGCGGCCGGCAGCTCGGTCGCGCTCGACCGCCGCTGAGGTTGCTCCCGGAGGCACGCCGCAAGCTTGGCGACGACGTCGAGATCTTCATCGACGGCGGAATCATGGGCGGCGAAGACGTTATTGCCTGCCTCGCCCTCGGTGCCGATGCGGCGTTCATCGGCCGCGCGTATCTCTATGGCCTGATGGCTGGGGGTTATCTCGGCGTACGCCGCGCGATTGACATCCTGCGCACGGAGATGCGCCGCACCATGCAGCTGCTCGGCGTTTCTGATGTGAAGGACCTCGGGCCGCAGCACGTGCACCTGACGTAG
- a CDS encoding GroES family chaperonin: MMLHDRLLVKLNSEDGDRKSSGGILIPATAKVARRLRWGEVLGAGPSVRNVKVGDQVLFGEDDDAEVEINAESYTIMRERDVHAVAAERVEVSTGLYL; this comes from the coding sequence ATGATGTTGCATGACCGCCTGCTGGTGAAGTTAAACAGCGAGGACGGCGACCGCAAGTCATCCGGCGGCATCCTGATCCCGGCGACCGCGAAGGTCGCTCGGCGGCTGCGCTGGGGCGAAGTGCTCGGCGCTGGTCCCTCCGTGCGCAACGTGAAGGTCGGCGATCAGGTGCTGTTTGGCGAAGACGACGACGCCGAGGTCGAGATCAACGCCGAGAGCTACACGATCATGCGCGAGCGCGACGTACACGCCGTTGCCGCCGAGCGCGTCGAAGTCTCCACCGGCCTCTACCTCTAA